Proteins encoded within one genomic window of Ottowia sp. SB7-C50:
- a CDS encoding PhzF family phenazine biosynthesis protein, with the protein MKNRPFAQIDVFTATAGFGNPVAVVLDGTDLDDAALQRFARWTNLSETTFVLPPTDPKADYRLRIFTPGGELPFAGHPTLGSCFAWLAAGGVPRRGDMIVQECAKGLVPIRRDGARLAFAAPPAHLSGPSPTHLAKVAAALGLKPAQILKAQSLDNGPQWLALLVDSVDTLLALEPNHGQLESLKQKVGVAAKVSASTASDLIARSSREARAFDTRADAPAIEVRAFAAAVGVNEDPVTGSLNASLAQWLIETGDLPARYVAAQGTVLGRAGRVHVERDGEGQTASTGSGQIWVGGDCVGVIRGEVTL; encoded by the coding sequence ATGAAAAACCGCCCCTTCGCCCAGATCGACGTCTTCACCGCCACCGCAGGCTTCGGCAACCCGGTGGCCGTGGTGCTGGACGGCACCGACCTGGATGACGCCGCCCTGCAGCGCTTCGCGCGCTGGACCAATCTGTCGGAAACCACCTTCGTGCTGCCGCCCACCGACCCGAAGGCCGACTATCGCCTGCGCATCTTCACGCCCGGGGGCGAGCTGCCGTTTGCGGGCCACCCCACGCTGGGTTCGTGCTTCGCGTGGCTGGCGGCGGGCGGCGTCCCCAGGCGCGGCGACATGATCGTGCAGGAGTGTGCCAAGGGCCTGGTGCCGATCCGGCGCGACGGCGCGCGCCTGGCCTTTGCCGCGCCGCCCGCCCACCTGAGCGGCCCCAGTCCCACGCACCTGGCCAAGGTGGCCGCCGCGCTGGGGCTGAAACCCGCGCAGATACTGAAAGCGCAATCGCTCGACAACGGCCCGCAGTGGCTGGCCCTGCTGGTGGACAGCGTCGACACCTTGCTGGCGCTGGAGCCGAACCACGGCCAGCTTGAAAGCTTGAAGCAGAAAGTGGGCGTGGCGGCCAAGGTGTCGGCGTCGACAGCTTCTGATTTGATAGCGCGGTCGAGCCGCGAAGCGCGCGCGTTCGACACCCGCGCCGACGCCCCAGCGATCGAGGTGCGCGCCTTTGCGGCTGCCGTCGGCGTCAACGAAGACCCGGTCACCGGCAGCCTCAACGCCAGCCTGGCGCAGTGGCTGATCGAGACCGGTGACCTGCCCGCGCGCTACGTGGCCGCCCAAGGCACGGTGCTCGGCCGCGCCGGGCGCGTGCATGTGGAGCGCGACGGAGAAGGCCAGACCGCTTCGACAGGCTCAGGACAGATCTGGGTGGGCGGCGACTGCGTGGGCGTGATTCGCGGCGAGGTGACGTTGTGA
- a CDS encoding VOC family protein translates to MTAAAGWSAPALDHLVVLADTLEQGAAWCEQMLGVTPGPGGQHPLFGTHNRLLASASDEFPLSYLEIIAIDPGAVRAHPDSGGGQNAVQKRWFDMDDPALRERVRAQGPQLIHWVARVPDIDSAVGRLATLDIDRGDVRAASRMTPRGLLEWKIAVRPDGQRLFDGALPTLIEWGAVHPAASMPQVGVSLQGLRLSHPRAATLRQACAAVGFGAVPVDEGPAALHATLRTPRGVVSLSSDEGVR, encoded by the coding sequence GTGACGGCCGCAGCCGGCTGGAGCGCACCGGCGCTTGACCACCTGGTGGTGCTGGCCGACACGCTGGAGCAAGGCGCCGCGTGGTGCGAGCAGATGCTGGGCGTAACCCCGGGGCCGGGCGGCCAGCACCCGCTGTTCGGCACGCACAACCGGCTGCTTGCTAGCGCGTCGGATGAATTCCCGCTCAGCTACCTGGAGATCATTGCTATCGATCCAGGAGCTGTTCGCGCCCATCCAGACAGCGGTGGGGGCCAAAATGCCGTGCAAAAGCGCTGGTTCGACATGGACGACCCCGCGCTGCGCGAGCGCGTGCGCGCGCAAGGCCCGCAGCTCATCCACTGGGTGGCGCGCGTGCCCGACATCGACAGCGCCGTGGGTCGCCTGGCCACGCTGGACATCGACCGCGGCGACGTGCGCGCCGCCAGCCGCATGACGCCGCGCGGGCTGCTCGAATGGAAGATCGCCGTGCGGCCGGACGGCCAGCGGCTGTTCGACGGCGCGCTGCCCACGCTGATCGAATGGGGCGCGGTGCATCCGGCCGCGTCGATGCCCCAGGTTGGCGTGTCGCTGCAGGGGCTGCGGCTTTCGCACCCGCGCGCGGCCACGCTGCGGCAGGCCTGCGCAGCCGTCGGGTTCGGTGCGGTGCCGGTCGACGAAGGCCCCGCCGCGCTGCACGCCACGCTGCGCACGCCGCGTGGCGTGGTCAGCTTGTCGTCTGACGAAGGAGTGCGCTGA